CAAATCAGGGATTCAGAATTAAATAGGAGAAGATTGTTTTATAATATTGCAGAGCTGTATGTTACGTACCTCATCATACAGGaaagttttctttctttcttcttcccaacTCTTAGTATTTGCTATTAGCAAATCCACCAAAGCTGCATGTTGTGGCATTGTGAGAAAACTTATCTTTATTGGATGCCATTAACGGTATGATGCAAAAGCATAGCACATACAttaaagttttttgttttcctttgtttggtgttttggaagaaTACTCAAACTCATCCAGCTAAtgatattcttattattttattatcattgCATATTGCAACAAAGTTTACTGATTGTATGTACACTCTGAGTTGTGGACCTCGTATATATGAGAATCCCGCTTCTGTTGTGAGTGAATGCGTATAGCTAAGAAAACAGTTCTTGATTTTACCTGGGATTTTGTTGACTAATACTCGGGCACGTTCTGCACGTTTCAGGTTCTTGTGTGCACCTCTGCTGACTGAGTACCGGTTCTCGTCCTAAAAGACATGTTTGATTAGTAAAAGTGAAGTCTATGTGTGTAAAAGGTACGAGCCTACTGCAAATGTAGATCCATATACTGACTCTACTGTATTCTTCCAACCAACGCTCCTCATCACGTGCTAGCATCCACTTCTCCACCTTTTCCATAATAGTCATTCTGCTAGAAGCTTCTTCTTTTGCTCTTGATATCTGTTGATCCATGCTCGTTAGGAGATCTGCATGATCGATCTCCCCTGTTGTACATCTAGGTCAGTTAACTGTCTACTTTATccataaacaaacaaattaagacaggtttttttttttatgaaaaaaaatgaaaatcactGAATCGCACCCGAGTTGATGAGGTTAATTAGATTATCAATCTCTGATTGCAAAGGAATCTCCATGTGTGATTTATTGCGTATCTCCTTGAGCTCATTCTGTTTCTTGAAAAATAGCTCTTTCATCTTGCTTGCTTTTAATTGATCCAGTCTCTTGACTTCAGCCTCAGCctttaaaatgaatttgaatgatGTTATTTCTCTTTTCCGAATTCCTATACATTGAATTGCCATCAAAATTTTATACTTGCCTGTTGTATTATATTTAGGGTTAGGCTTCCTGGATCTGATACTTCTGCTGATGAAAGTGATAATAAGCCAGTAACATGGGAAAACGATTGACGATCTTTGTAGGGTGTGTCCATGAGATCCCACAAGTTTGTCAATGCTTTGCCAAGATGGTGAAGCTGAAAATGTATATGCAGAAATAATCAAACTGATGCTTTATGTAACCAGCGAGTTTGCATCTTTCCCAGAAGAGTAGATTTGTATGttgaaaatggaaaacaaagaaactaggggaaaataaaatttaaagagATAAATCGAAATAATACCAAAACCATAGAATTTAGTTACCATAATTTAGGCTACTTAGTCATTCTTTCTGTAATTGTATCCCAGTGTATAACTAAAGAATCGTTACTGGTACAACTGCACAAGTAATTATCACCTTTTCGAGTCGCTTTTGCTTTTCTTCCTCAAGGGATTCCACTGTGCTGTTAAGTTTAGCCAAAATACTGTTGCTTATATTTTTGGCTATCCCACATAATTCATTCAAGCTTGGATGAACCTTGGTGATAACCATTGAGGCGTCTGTTCCTAATATCGAAGACAAATTGTGGACTGCATCTATATATTTTTCGACCCTCATGAGCCTTTCATTCTGCAAGACAAACATAGAACTTAAAAGAAGATTTGTATTTTCATTAGAAGTACATATTCTTTTGTTGTCCACGAAACAGTTTCTGAACTACATTATGGTACCTTCTCGTTGTGGAGTCTTTGTAGCTCTGTTTGATACTCCTCTAGTTTCTTTAGTGAAAGATCATTCTCATTCACCGTGACATTCGATGATGAGTCTTCGTACTCTGACTGACCTGCTATTTCGGCAGAAATTTTCTGAATTTGCCCTTGTACTGCTCGGAACTTATTCATCCTATCTTCTTTCCTCAATCTCATCTCCCTCAATGCCGGCGTGAGTGAATCCAACTGTTCCTTCAGTGTTCCCACCATTTTTTCTGGCTGATGAGGTAATAAAAAAATCAGCCCAAGAAAGTAAGAGTTCTTATATTTTCTCAGTATTCACATTTGTATTCCGATCCTATATTAACATGCATGCAATGATTAATAGCCATATTAATTTACTGAGTTAACAGGGATTGATAGATAATGTACCCGTCCAGGGAGAGACCGTTCGCCAAGGGACAGAAGAAGATGGGTAAATTCAGCCTCAGCTTCAGCCAACTCCTGGTGCAGTCGAGCTCTCGAGGTATTTGCAGTATCAACCTTCTTCCTATAAACCTCCAGACACTCCTGCTCTAAATCCAGCAGCACCTTCTCCCTTTCAAACTGATCTTGTCCAACTTCATTCCAAATCTTCTGTTTCATGTAAATTCAGAAAAGCAAAAGTTTCAGAACGAGAATCATTCAAATGCATTAGTTATCCGATAAATGTAGAAGGAAATCTTGCCTGCAATTCCTGAAGCAAGTATCCGCACGAAGTTTCCAAAAGCGTGGAGCTTCGCATTCCAATCGGCGTCTGAAACGAACCCATCTGAATGTTTTTCTTCTCTGTGTTCTCCAGTGATCAGAACAAAGCCAAGTTAAGGGCGGTGTGGAAACAGAAAGAAAGTGGGAAGTTCCTTGATAAGGCAGAGTGTGATATGGTGGACCTCTTGGGTGTGAGTTTTGCTTAAAAGACAAGTGTGGAAAAAGGTAGGTAATTTCCAAGCTTTGAGTTCAAGGATCTGCACTTTCTTCAGCTTTTGTGGCTTttgctctttcttttctttttttttccctctttgattatttgaatttaaacttgagGAGAAATTGTTGCAGTTAGGGTTTCTTATTCAAAGATGTGCACGCCTGTTCTTGCACCGCACTGACCAAGCTTTGACTTAATTCCTAAGCAATATCAAATCCATGTGGattggggaagaagaatatggtTTTGCCCTTTCACTGTTTTAGTCTGTTTTCCATGCTTTATTTAGCTTCTATACTTTGTATTAGGAACATTTGATCAACAGCAAATGTTTTGATTgatctttagttatttttttgttaacgAGAAGGTAATTCGAACTTTAGACATTTTCCCGACATTTGAGAGAAGGTACCACAAAACTCATTTAAAATGCTTATCCATATTCTTCGGAAATGGCAAGATCTTTGTTGCAAGGAGTTGACCCGTATCATCTTGACTTGGTTTTTAtttctctatatatatttttgtattatttctaCGTAATAAGTGTTTTTATTCATTGGAAAGCGTCATTTAGCCCTTCTAAATACCATCTCAGCAAACTTTAAGATCCAATTAAAAACGCTCATAAAAAAATCACTTATACTCATAAACACTTTCAGTAAAACATATTTCCATTAGAAGCGCATTAAAAagtttattaaaactcaaagtgcCCGTACTTCACTAAAAAGGCACTCCAAAGTCTTAGAAcaagaaattattattatttttttttattttttgcaaaatgTTATCACatgtgttttttattatttgaaagcGCTTAGCCATTCCCAAATAGGACTAGTTGGTAGTGATTGATTCATTATCAATCATACACTAATCCTCGATTAATTGTGGGATTTTGGTTTGGTAGCTCATCGTCAATACGACTAGAGACAACTGAGTAGGTAACATTTGTCTCTCTAATTTGGATgagaaaatataatttcactAACCTGCATTAGGTGTGAGATTTAATTCTTAATAGGATGATCAGCACCGGACCTACAGCTAATTAGCAAAACCAGTCTAACAATCTTTTGGCTTGTAAAGAGGATAAGATACCTGAAGTGGCTCTTTCCAAAGGAGACAAAGTTGAAATTGAAACTGAGTTTTGCACTAAAGCTAATTCAAGATCTggtcaaagaaaaaaaggagagaagtAGATCCGTAAGACATATTCTGAAAAGCACAACAACAAG
This Pyrus communis chromosome 6, drPyrComm1.1, whole genome shotgun sequence DNA region includes the following protein-coding sequences:
- the LOC137735904 gene encoding 65-kDa microtubule-associated protein 8-like is translated as MGSFQTPIGMRSSTLLETSCGYLLQELQKIWNEVGQDQFEREKVLLDLEQECLEVYRKKVDTANTSRARLHQELAEAEAEFTHLLLSLGERSLPGRPEKMVGTLKEQLDSLTPALREMRLRKEDRMNKFRAVQGQIQKISAEIAGQSEYEDSSSNVTVNENDLSLKKLEEYQTELQRLHNEKNERLMRVEKYIDAVHNLSSILGTDASMVITKVHPSLNELCGIAKNISNSILAKLNSTVESLEEEKQKRLEKLHHLGKALTNLWDLMDTPYKDRQSFSHVTGLLSLSSAEVSDPGSLTLNIIQQAEAEVKRLDQLKASKMKELFFKKQNELKEIRNKSHMEIPLQSEIDNLINLINSGEIDHADLLTSMDQQISRAKEEASSRMTIMEKVEKWMLARDEERWLEEYSRDENRYSVSRGAHKNLKRAERARVLVNKIPALVDLLIANTKSWEEERKKTFLYDEVPLLAMLEEYNVLRQEKEEDKQRQREMKKVQSQVVVEQENLVITRPSTSTRRTSIRSVNGGFSNAMPLNRRLSLGLQQLGPHSINSATQGISFIKEGKKAHRQKLFARPGLVSHLRDETASVVSTFSGPQSP